From the Cryptomeria japonica chromosome 2, Sugi_1.0, whole genome shotgun sequence genome, one window contains:
- the LOC131859147 gene encoding MFS-type transporter clz9-like, whose amino-acid sequence MANRNGAMRVLARKGSQNVSHILLKSHEWITIICCVNASRQSIPVFYLFKGKRQIQIHIAKCELGACMATQQHAWMTNELFMSWLQHFKHSIPGGVSPTKRCLLIFDDHDNHVALPTIEEARMLGIDLLTLPAHTSHKLQPLDVSVFSPFKTYFKSERATWIARFPNLEIGRAELA is encoded by the coding sequence ATGGCCAACAGAAATGGGGCAATGAGGGTGCTTGCAAGGAAAGGAAGCCAGAATGTGTCTCATATACTTTTAAAGAGTCATGAGTGGATCACGATTATTTGTTGCGTTAATGCTTCCAGACAAAGCATTCCAGTGTTCTACTTGTTCAAAGGCAAGAGGCAGATACAAATTCACATAGCTAAATGCGAACTTGGTGCTTGCATGGCAACGCAACAACATGCGTGGATGACTAATGAACTATTCATGAGTTGGTTGCAACACTTCAAGCACTCCATCCCTGGGGGTGTATCACCAACGAAAAGGTGCTTGTTGATATTCGACGACCACGACAACCATGTTGCATTGCCAACCATCGAGGAGGCAAGGATGTTGGGCATAGACTTGCTGACATTGCCAGCTCACACATCTCACAAATTGCAGCCACTCGATGTGAGTGTATTCTCTCCATTCAAAACATACTTCAAATCAGAAAGAGCCACCTGGATAGCAAGGTTCCCTAATCTGGAAATCGGGAGGGCTGAATTGGCATAA